The Candidatus Synechococcus calcipolaris G9 nucleotide sequence CGCGGGGGTTGGGGGGTAAATCTTCTAGGGGTAGATCCGTGAGCAATTCTAGGTACTGATTGATCACTCCATCCGGCACTTTTTCCAGCTTTGAGTACATGCTAACCGCCGACTCGGTGAGGGCGACATAATTCCCCAGGGACTTGGACATTTTTTGAATGCCATCGGTGCCGGGCAAAATGGGCATGAGTAGGCCAAACTGGGGCGATCGCTGAAAATGCCGCTGCAAATCCCGGCCCACCGCAATATTAAACTTCTGATCCGTACCGCCAAGTTCCACATCCGCTTCAATGGCCACCGAGTCATAGCCCTGCATCAACGGATAAAGAAACTCATGCAAAAAAATGGGATTCCCCTTGCCATAGCGTTCTGAGAAACCTTCCTTGGCCAACATTTGCCCCACGGTCATTGTCGAGAGCAAGTTTAAGATTTTGCTCAGGTTAAGCTGGGAGAGCCATTCCGAGTTATAGCAAATTTCCAAGCGATCGGGAGTATCAAAATCCAGGATCGGCCGCACCTGCTCCAGATAGGTTTTTACGTTGGCCTGCACGTCCTCAGGGGTGAGTTGTCGCCGCACGTCCGATTTACCCGTTGGATCGCCAATCTGAGCCGTGAAGTCCCCCATAATTAACACTGCACAATGGCCCGCATCCTGGAACTGGCGCAACTTTCGCAGGACAATACTATGACCTAAATGGACATCGCTGCCCGTGGGGTCAATCCCCAATTTAATCCGCAGGGGGCGATCGCAGGTTTTGAGGCGATGCCAAAGACAATCCAGTGGCTGATCCGTGGGATGGCCATCGGGGAACACCTCAACAACGCCCCGCTGTAACTCCTGTAAGTGATCTTTTGAATGATCCATTAAAATGCTTCAAACCCCTAACTGGCCCGCTTTCTCAGCAAGTTAACATCATGCCATGCTATCAGGCAGACTTCAAAATGGTATGCTAGCTAGATATTAATCCGTATAAATTCACCTTCGTCAGTATAGTACTGGATAGGACTTCTAGGGTCTCGGCGTTTAGTTCCAGGTGAGGATAAGTGTCAACAAGTACTGTCGGCCCAAAATCAATCAACCCACCCACCCCCAAGTCTGGCTTTTTCCAGGGGGTGATCCAAGCTACGGGCAAAACCTTTTTGGTGGGGATGACCTTGACTACGGCAGCCCTGGCGGGGGGAATTTTGGGGTTGGCCATCAGTTTTCGGAACTTGCCCGATGTGCGATCTCTGCGGGGGTATATCCCCAGTGAAACCACCCATATTTACGACATTAACGGCACCTTACTCATCAGTCTCCACGATGAGGAAAACCGTGAAGTGGTTCCCCTGGACGAAATTTCCCCCGACTTAAAACGGGCCGTCATTGCCATTGAAGACAGTAGCTTTTATCAGCATCGGGGTATTAATCCCATTGGGGTGTCCCGGGCCTTTATGGCTAATCTTCGGGCCGGTAGCACCGTTGAGGGCGGCTCTACCCTGACGATGCAGTTGGTGAAAAATCTGTTTCTCAGTCAGGAGCGGGCCATTAGCCGGAAAGCTGCGGAAGCAGTGCTAGCCATGCGTCTAGAGCAGATTTTCAATAAAGATGAAATCCTGGAAATGTACTTAAACCAGGTCTATTGGGGACACAACACCTACGGCGTTGAGACGGCTGCCGAAAGTTATTTCAAAAAGTCCGCCAAGGATCTCACCCTGGGAGAGGCGGCGATGATGGCGGGGATCATCCAAGCACCGGAAGCCTACAGCCCCTTTGCCAGTTTAGAGACCGCGAAGGAACGTCAAAAGGTTGTCCTGAATCGGATGGTGGAGCTAGGTTGGATTAGCCAGGGGGAAGCTACAGCGGCGGCCCAAGAACCCATTGAACTAGGAGAGATTACGTCCTTTCAGCGGAGTCGTAGTCCCTGGGTGACGGATGGAGTCATCCAAGAACTCAACGATCGCTTTGGCCGGGAGGCGGTGATTCGCGGCGGTATGCGGGTACAAACGACCGTTGATCTGAAAACCCAAGAAATTGCCGAAGCGGCGGTGAAACGCGGCCACCAGCGACTACGCTCCGGCGGCATTCGGGCCGGTCAAGTGGCCCTAGCGGCGGTGGATCCCCGCACCCACTATGTCAAGGCGATCGTCGGTGGAACGGACTATCGCGAAAGCCAATTTAACCGGGCAACCCAGGCCATGCGTCAACCGGGTTCTGCCTTTAAGCCCTTTGTTTTCTACGGTGCCTACGCCACGGGTAAGTTTACGCCCGACTCCACCATTAACGATACTCAGGTCAGCTATCAGGATGGTAGTGGTCGCTATGTTCCCCAGAACTACGATCGCAGTTTCATGGGCCCCATCACCATGCGGACGGCCCTCGCAACATCCCGTAATATTCCCGCCATTGTCCTCGGTCAACAGGTGGGCCTAGACAGGATAATTGAAATTTGTCGCAGCCTCGGCATCACCAGTCCGATTTTGCCGGTGATCTCTCTGCCCCTAGGGGCGGTGGATTTGACTCCCCTAGAAATGTCGGCGGCCTTTGCTACTTTTGCTAATAACGGCTGGCAGTCAGAAACAACCATGATTGTGCAGGTGACAGATAATAGTGGTCACCTACTCCTGGATAATACCCCCCGTCCCCAACTGGTCTTAGACCCCTGGGCTGCCGCAGCCTTGAACAATACGATGGAAAGCGTCATTACTAGCGGAACCGGAGCTGGGGCAAGTTTGGGCCGACCGGCAGCGGGTAAAACTGGAACGACGTCCTCGGAGCGGGACATCTGGTTTGTGGGCTATGTGCCCCAACTTTCGGCGGCGGTGTGGGCTGGCAATGATGACTACAGCCCCATTGGGCGAGGGGCAACGGGCGGCGGATTCATGGCACCCATCTGGCAAGACTTTATGAGTAAAGCCCTAGAAGGAGTGCCCTCGGAATCCTTTACGCCAATGTCTAAGTTCCCGCGCCCCCAACCCCAGAACTAGCTACTGCTTTTTTGACTTTCAGTTTGTACGTACAAAATAATCAGAAACACGGTGGGGACAAGAACGAACATCGCCGTGGCAATTAAGCCTAGGTTGTTTACAGGCATGGCTTTTTAACCTATAGGATGACTGTGACAGATCACGGTTATTGTATCATTTTTGAGTCTAGGCATTGGAGCTACCGTAAGATTAGTTATGCCGCCTTAAGTTATCGGTGGAGACGTATTTGAAAGCTTATCTCTAAGTTGCGATCCCCCAAGGGGGATTTAACTAGAGCACAGCCGCAAATAAGATGTTGAATGATTCAGTTATCAGTAATCAGTTTTGTTGGTTCTGCATCATGCAAACCAGGCACAATAAGCCATAGCCACATTCGACATTTGAATAAGCGCAAGGGCAAGAGTTCTTCGGGAAAAGTTTGCTGACCGTGCCCCTGCCAGTGCCCTAGATTAGCAAGCTGTTGTTTGGCACAGGGCGGAAAGAGATCTCCAGGCTTGCCCTTATCGGGGCTGTAACCAGGATCGTTTTCTTCTAGGGACACCAAATCAGGCAAGCGTCCATTTTGGGCGTAGGGACAAGGTTTGCCGTTCAGTTCTGCTGAAATCATCCCAGAGCAAATCAGGGTGTCAGGATAAATTTTGCCCTCGGGAGAGAGGAAGAGGGCTTTAGGAGGAAGATTGACACCGCTCATACAGGATACCGATAAGAGATTTCACATCAGGAGTACACCTGATCGTTTATCAGTATTTTGTGCGCTCACCGCACAAAAGTCAATATTGTTTCATGAATCTGTTGAAGGTTCTGCAAAATTGACTTGTTTGGCAACTATGTTGAGGAGCTTGCATTTGGAGCGATCTGGTTCGTATTTGCTGTTTTCCCATTCGCTTATAGTTTCTCGGCGAACGCCTAGCTCACTAGCAAATTGCTCCTGGTTAAGACCTTTGGCAATTCTCAGTGCCTTAATCGCGTCAGCATTCCAGATGATTTCACCGTCCTGTCGCTGAATGTGATAAGTTGCCCGAAAAGTCTTGAAGGT carries:
- the tyrS gene encoding tyrosine--tRNA ligase, which codes for MDHSKDHLQELQRGVVEVFPDGHPTDQPLDCLWHRLKTCDRPLRIKLGIDPTGSDVHLGHSIVLRKLRQFQDAGHCAVLIMGDFTAQIGDPTGKSDVRRQLTPEDVQANVKTYLEQVRPILDFDTPDRLEICYNSEWLSQLNLSKILNLLSTMTVGQMLAKEGFSERYGKGNPIFLHEFLYPLMQGYDSVAIEADVELGGTDQKFNIAVGRDLQRHFQRSPQFGLLMPILPGTDGIQKMSKSLGNYVALTESAVSMYSKLEKVPDGVINQYLELLTDLPLEDLPPNPRDRQKLLALEVVGQYHGRELAQQTQRELAAIVTQGAMAQAESLPEFSLGDLTFPLKISYLISQTKLCSSSSEARRQIKGGGVRLNGEKVMDPDLAIAEGTDIIGQVLQVGKKKFIRFVP
- a CDS encoding transglycosylase domain-containing protein, which translates into the protein MTLTTAALAGGILGLAISFRNLPDVRSLRGYIPSETTHIYDINGTLLISLHDEENREVVPLDEISPDLKRAVIAIEDSSFYQHRGINPIGVSRAFMANLRAGSTVEGGSTLTMQLVKNLFLSQERAISRKAAEAVLAMRLEQIFNKDEILEMYLNQVYWGHNTYGVETAAESYFKKSAKDLTLGEAAMMAGIIQAPEAYSPFASLETAKERQKVVLNRMVELGWISQGEATAAAQEPIELGEITSFQRSRSPWVTDGVIQELNDRFGREAVIRGGMRVQTTVDLKTQEIAEAAVKRGHQRLRSGGIRAGQVALAAVDPRTHYVKAIVGGTDYRESQFNRATQAMRQPGSAFKPFVFYGAYATGKFTPDSTINDTQVSYQDGSGRYVPQNYDRSFMGPITMRTALATSRNIPAIVLGQQVGLDRIIEICRSLGITSPILPVISLPLGAVDLTPLEMSAAFATFANNGWQSETTMIVQVTDNSGHLLLDNTPRPQLVLDPWAAAALNNTMESVITSGTGAGASLGRPAAGKTGTTSSERDIWFVGYVPQLSAAVWAGNDDYSPIGRGATGGGFMAPIWQDFMSKALEGVPSESFTPMSKFPRPQPQN
- the psbM gene encoding photosystem II reaction center protein PsbM; amino-acid sequence: MPVNNLGLIATAMFVLVPTVFLIILYVQTESQKSSS
- a CDS encoding helix-turn-helix transcriptional regulator, which codes for MSIKPGSKYYPLYEHLHYCNQAAVTLTFAEIEVLMGCSLPDSARRKKNWWSNRDSSSPLQAGAWISAGYQVECVDLAQQTVTFKTFRATYHIQRQDGEIIWNADAIKALRIAKGLNQEQFASELGVRRETISEWENSKYEPDRSKCKLLNIVAKQVNFAEPSTDS